Proteins encoded together in one Epinephelus lanceolatus isolate andai-2023 chromosome 4, ASM4190304v1, whole genome shotgun sequence window:
- the hic1 gene encoding hypermethylated in cancer 1 protein isoform X2, which yields MIIKGDLDRMAEDIGHAGGGLKTMLGAMEVPSHARDLLLQLNSQRTKGFLCDVIIVVQNALFRAHKNILAASSLYLKSLVVHDNLINLDHEMVSPGVFRVILDYIYTGRLSEGDPTSPTEPNLGAVLAAASYLQLLDLVALCKKKLKRNGKYPPRPGPAFLPYPKMGPNSMGLGSGGRYRISTPVIQSCPPGGILNSHAPRASPLDELVPHRLAIHAGELYAPTSTQGSQVFPSLQSALPAQLGRPGHSERNCSPSYGLDLSKKSPNSQSQHTPSQSHLANNHNDEERDGTLSGRNSPMQGANGRAFPSDKMETNDQASSLTPPPFPHLNQPLGPHLPHLHRSGSQGRDRYPCPPSPDTPTEGGEAGRDMGNIYRWVKHEPLSYTAEDEDEDEDEEEGGENGEQHHNHKAGEESEGADDKSGSGTEETGSSEGRPSPSGPMGRFHMPYEPESFGDNLYVCIPCDKGFPSSEQLNAHVETHTEEELYGNSGGEMGNSNNSSTKNLSSTTNGYGSLNSSNSLNSLSHLETKSSQGLGSGGIAEMIRPYRCSSCEKSYKDPATLRQHEKTHWLTRPYPCSICGKKFTQRGTMTRHMRSHLGLKPFACDSCGMRFTRQYRLTEHMRIHSGEKPYECQVCGGKFAQQRNLISHMKMHSSGGTAGGLTTDGKLKLDFAEGIYPLSKYAAEHLGLKQEKANELLIQAQQQLVADAKVMESLYPLSKLASEHLGLSHDKMDVLGQALPPPQQTLSEGRTIDRYSPS from the exons ATGATCATTAAGGGAGACTTAGATCGGATGGCAGAAGACATCGGGCATGCAG GTGGCGGACTGAAGACGATGCTGGGTGCCATGGAAGTTCCAAGTCATGCTAGggatctcctcctgcagctcaacAGCCAACGGACCAAAGGCTTCCTGTGTGATGTTATCATTGTGGTGCAGAACGCCCTCTTCAGAGCTCACAAGAACATTCTGGCTGCCAGCAGCCTCTACTTGAAATCGTTGGTGGTCCATGACAATCTCATCAACCTCGACCACGAGATGGTGAGTCCAGGGGTCTTCAGGGTCATTCTGGACTACATCTATACCGGCCGCCTTAGTGAGGGGGACCCCACTTCTCCCACTGAACCCAATCTAGGGGCTGTCTTGGCAGCAGCCAGCTACCTTCAGCTACTTGACTTAGTTGCTTTGTGCAAAAAGAAGCTGAAAAGAAATGGCAAGTACCCTCCCCGCCCAGGTCCTGCATTTCTGCCGTACCCAAAGATGGGGCCCAACAGTATGGGTTTAGGGAGTGGTGGCAGGTATAGGATTTCTACTCCTGTCATTCAGTCCTGCCCTCCAGGAGGAATTTTGAATAGCCATGCACCCCGGGCATCACCACTAGATGAGCTAGTTCCCCATCGACTAGCCATCCATGCTGGAGAGCTGTAtgctcccacctccacccagggCTCTCAGGTGTTCCCGTCCCTGCAGTCAGCTCTGCCTGCCCAGCTTGGGCGCCCAGGCCACTCTGAGAGGAACTGCTCCCCCAGCTATGGCCTTGACCTCTCCAAGAAAAGCCCCAACTCCCAGTCTCAGCACACACCCTCTCAGTCCCATCTGGCCAACAATCACAATGATGAGGAGCGAGACGGCACTCTGAGTGGACGCAACAGTCCCATGCAGGGGGCGAATGGAAGGGCCTTCCCCTCAGACAAAATGGAGACGAATGACCAGGCAAgctccctcactcctccaccttTCCCCCATCTCAACCAGCCCCTTGGCCCACACCTCCCCCACCTTCATCGCTCGGGCTCCCAGGGCAGAGATCGCTACCCGTGCCCCCCCAGCCCTGACACCCCCACGGAAGGTGGAGAGGCAGGCAGAGATATGGGCAACATCTACCGCTGGGTGAAACATGAGCCACTGTCATAcacagctgaagatgaagatgaagatgaggatgaggaggaagggGGTGAAAATGGTGAGCAGCATCATAACCACAAGGCCGGGGAGGAGAGTGAAGGAGCAGACGATAAGAGCGGGTCAGGTACAGAGGAGACAGGCAGCAGCGAGGGACGCCCGTCCCCTTCTGGACCAATGGGGAGGTTCCATATGCCGTATGAGCCAGAGAGCTTCGGGGACAATCTGTATGTCTGCATTCCCTGTGACAAAGGCTTCCCGAGCTCAGAGCAGCTCAATGCACAtgtggagacacacacagaagaagagCTGTACGGCAACTCTGGTGGGGAGATGGGAAACAGCAATAACAGCAGCACCAAAAACCTGAGCAGTACTACAAATGGTTATGGGAGCCtgaacagcagcaacagtttgAACAGTCTGTCCCACCTGGAGACCAAGTCCAGCCAGGGGCTGGGTTCAGGTGGCATTGCGGAAATGATCCGACCCTACCGCTGTTCCTCCTGCGAGAAGTCCTACAAAGATCCAGCCACCTTGCGACAGCATGAAAAGACCCACTGGCTGACCCGACCTTACCCCTGCAGCATCTGTGGCAAGAAGTTCACACAGCGGGGCACCATGACGCGCCACATGCGTAGCCACCTGGGCCTCAAACCTTTTGCCTGCGACTCCTGTGGCATGCGCTTCACCCGTCAGTATCGCCTCACTGAGCACATGCGCATCCACTCGGGAGAAAAGCCCTATGAATGTCAGGTGTGCGGAGGAAAGTTCGCTCAGCAGCGCAACCTCATCAGCCACATGAAGATGCACAGCAGCGGAGGGACTGCTGGGGGCCTGACCACAGACGGGAAACTGAAGCTGGACTTTGCTGAGGGCATCTATCCTCTGAGTAAATATGCAGCAGAGCATCTGGGGCTGAAGCAGGAGAAGGCCAATGAGCTTCTTATCCAAGCCCAGCAGCAACTGGTAGCTGATGCAAAAGTCATGGAGAGCCTCTACCCGCTGTCCAAACTGGCCTCGGAGCACTTGGGCCTCTCCCATGACAAGATGGATGTCCTGGGCCAAGCCCTCCCCCCTCCCCAACAGACCCTCTCCGAAGGCCGTACCATTGACCGCTACTCACCCAGCTAA
- the hic1 gene encoding hypermethylated in cancer 1 protein isoform X3 encodes MQISVVAGGGLKTMLGAMEVPSHARDLLLQLNSQRTKGFLCDVIIVVQNALFRAHKNILAASSLYLKSLVVHDNLINLDHEMVSPGVFRVILDYIYTGRLSEGDPTSPTEPNLGAVLAAASYLQLLDLVALCKKKLKRNGKYPPRPGPAFLPYPKMGPNSMGLGSGGRYRISTPVIQSCPPGGILNSHAPRASPLDELVPHRLAIHAGELYAPTSTQGSQVFPSLQSALPAQLGRPGHSERNCSPSYGLDLSKKSPNSQSQHTPSQSHLANNHNDEERDGTLSGRNSPMQGANGRAFPSDKMETNDQASSLTPPPFPHLNQPLGPHLPHLHRSGSQGRDRYPCPPSPDTPTEGGEAGRDMGNIYRWVKHEPLSYTAEDEDEDEDEEEGGENGEQHHNHKAGEESEGADDKSGSGTEETGSSEGRPSPSGPMGRFHMPYEPESFGDNLYVCIPCDKGFPSSEQLNAHVETHTEEELYGNSGGEMGNSNNSSTKNLSSTTNGYGSLNSSNSLNSLSHLETKSSQGLGSGGIAEMIRPYRCSSCEKSYKDPATLRQHEKTHWLTRPYPCSICGKKFTQRGTMTRHMRSHLGLKPFACDSCGMRFTRQYRLTEHMRIHSGEKPYECQVCGGKFAQQRNLISHMKMHSSGGTAGGLTTDGKLKLDFAEGIYPLSKYAAEHLGLKQEKANELLIQAQQQLVADAKVMESLYPLSKLASEHLGLSHDKMDVLGQALPPPQQTLSEGRTIDRYSPS; translated from the exons ATGCAG ATATCTGTTGTTGCAGGTGGCGGACTGAAGACGATGCTGGGTGCCATGGAAGTTCCAAGTCATGCTAGggatctcctcctgcagctcaacAGCCAACGGACCAAAGGCTTCCTGTGTGATGTTATCATTGTGGTGCAGAACGCCCTCTTCAGAGCTCACAAGAACATTCTGGCTGCCAGCAGCCTCTACTTGAAATCGTTGGTGGTCCATGACAATCTCATCAACCTCGACCACGAGATGGTGAGTCCAGGGGTCTTCAGGGTCATTCTGGACTACATCTATACCGGCCGCCTTAGTGAGGGGGACCCCACTTCTCCCACTGAACCCAATCTAGGGGCTGTCTTGGCAGCAGCCAGCTACCTTCAGCTACTTGACTTAGTTGCTTTGTGCAAAAAGAAGCTGAAAAGAAATGGCAAGTACCCTCCCCGCCCAGGTCCTGCATTTCTGCCGTACCCAAAGATGGGGCCCAACAGTATGGGTTTAGGGAGTGGTGGCAGGTATAGGATTTCTACTCCTGTCATTCAGTCCTGCCCTCCAGGAGGAATTTTGAATAGCCATGCACCCCGGGCATCACCACTAGATGAGCTAGTTCCCCATCGACTAGCCATCCATGCTGGAGAGCTGTAtgctcccacctccacccagggCTCTCAGGTGTTCCCGTCCCTGCAGTCAGCTCTGCCTGCCCAGCTTGGGCGCCCAGGCCACTCTGAGAGGAACTGCTCCCCCAGCTATGGCCTTGACCTCTCCAAGAAAAGCCCCAACTCCCAGTCTCAGCACACACCCTCTCAGTCCCATCTGGCCAACAATCACAATGATGAGGAGCGAGACGGCACTCTGAGTGGACGCAACAGTCCCATGCAGGGGGCGAATGGAAGGGCCTTCCCCTCAGACAAAATGGAGACGAATGACCAGGCAAgctccctcactcctccaccttTCCCCCATCTCAACCAGCCCCTTGGCCCACACCTCCCCCACCTTCATCGCTCGGGCTCCCAGGGCAGAGATCGCTACCCGTGCCCCCCCAGCCCTGACACCCCCACGGAAGGTGGAGAGGCAGGCAGAGATATGGGCAACATCTACCGCTGGGTGAAACATGAGCCACTGTCATAcacagctgaagatgaagatgaagatgaggatgaggaggaagggGGTGAAAATGGTGAGCAGCATCATAACCACAAGGCCGGGGAGGAGAGTGAAGGAGCAGACGATAAGAGCGGGTCAGGTACAGAGGAGACAGGCAGCAGCGAGGGACGCCCGTCCCCTTCTGGACCAATGGGGAGGTTCCATATGCCGTATGAGCCAGAGAGCTTCGGGGACAATCTGTATGTCTGCATTCCCTGTGACAAAGGCTTCCCGAGCTCAGAGCAGCTCAATGCACAtgtggagacacacacagaagaagagCTGTACGGCAACTCTGGTGGGGAGATGGGAAACAGCAATAACAGCAGCACCAAAAACCTGAGCAGTACTACAAATGGTTATGGGAGCCtgaacagcagcaacagtttgAACAGTCTGTCCCACCTGGAGACCAAGTCCAGCCAGGGGCTGGGTTCAGGTGGCATTGCGGAAATGATCCGACCCTACCGCTGTTCCTCCTGCGAGAAGTCCTACAAAGATCCAGCCACCTTGCGACAGCATGAAAAGACCCACTGGCTGACCCGACCTTACCCCTGCAGCATCTGTGGCAAGAAGTTCACACAGCGGGGCACCATGACGCGCCACATGCGTAGCCACCTGGGCCTCAAACCTTTTGCCTGCGACTCCTGTGGCATGCGCTTCACCCGTCAGTATCGCCTCACTGAGCACATGCGCATCCACTCGGGAGAAAAGCCCTATGAATGTCAGGTGTGCGGAGGAAAGTTCGCTCAGCAGCGCAACCTCATCAGCCACATGAAGATGCACAGCAGCGGAGGGACTGCTGGGGGCCTGACCACAGACGGGAAACTGAAGCTGGACTTTGCTGAGGGCATCTATCCTCTGAGTAAATATGCAGCAGAGCATCTGGGGCTGAAGCAGGAGAAGGCCAATGAGCTTCTTATCCAAGCCCAGCAGCAACTGGTAGCTGATGCAAAAGTCATGGAGAGCCTCTACCCGCTGTCCAAACTGGCCTCGGAGCACTTGGGCCTCTCCCATGACAAGATGGATGTCCTGGGCCAAGCCCTCCCCCCTCCCCAACAGACCCTCTCCGAAGGCCGTACCATTGACCGCTACTCACCCAGCTAA
- the hic1 gene encoding hypermethylated in cancer 1 protein isoform X1, with the protein MRECRKGEQTYGQSTRHESEISVVAGGGLKTMLGAMEVPSHARDLLLQLNSQRTKGFLCDVIIVVQNALFRAHKNILAASSLYLKSLVVHDNLINLDHEMVSPGVFRVILDYIYTGRLSEGDPTSPTEPNLGAVLAAASYLQLLDLVALCKKKLKRNGKYPPRPGPAFLPYPKMGPNSMGLGSGGRYRISTPVIQSCPPGGILNSHAPRASPLDELVPHRLAIHAGELYAPTSTQGSQVFPSLQSALPAQLGRPGHSERNCSPSYGLDLSKKSPNSQSQHTPSQSHLANNHNDEERDGTLSGRNSPMQGANGRAFPSDKMETNDQASSLTPPPFPHLNQPLGPHLPHLHRSGSQGRDRYPCPPSPDTPTEGGEAGRDMGNIYRWVKHEPLSYTAEDEDEDEDEEEGGENGEQHHNHKAGEESEGADDKSGSGTEETGSSEGRPSPSGPMGRFHMPYEPESFGDNLYVCIPCDKGFPSSEQLNAHVETHTEEELYGNSGGEMGNSNNSSTKNLSSTTNGYGSLNSSNSLNSLSHLETKSSQGLGSGGIAEMIRPYRCSSCEKSYKDPATLRQHEKTHWLTRPYPCSICGKKFTQRGTMTRHMRSHLGLKPFACDSCGMRFTRQYRLTEHMRIHSGEKPYECQVCGGKFAQQRNLISHMKMHSSGGTAGGLTTDGKLKLDFAEGIYPLSKYAAEHLGLKQEKANELLIQAQQQLVADAKVMESLYPLSKLASEHLGLSHDKMDVLGQALPPPQQTLSEGRTIDRYSPS; encoded by the exons ATGAGGGAATGCCGAAAAGGAGAGCAGACATACGGCCAGAGCACCAGACATGAGTCCGAG ATATCTGTTGTTGCAGGTGGCGGACTGAAGACGATGCTGGGTGCCATGGAAGTTCCAAGTCATGCTAGggatctcctcctgcagctcaacAGCCAACGGACCAAAGGCTTCCTGTGTGATGTTATCATTGTGGTGCAGAACGCCCTCTTCAGAGCTCACAAGAACATTCTGGCTGCCAGCAGCCTCTACTTGAAATCGTTGGTGGTCCATGACAATCTCATCAACCTCGACCACGAGATGGTGAGTCCAGGGGTCTTCAGGGTCATTCTGGACTACATCTATACCGGCCGCCTTAGTGAGGGGGACCCCACTTCTCCCACTGAACCCAATCTAGGGGCTGTCTTGGCAGCAGCCAGCTACCTTCAGCTACTTGACTTAGTTGCTTTGTGCAAAAAGAAGCTGAAAAGAAATGGCAAGTACCCTCCCCGCCCAGGTCCTGCATTTCTGCCGTACCCAAAGATGGGGCCCAACAGTATGGGTTTAGGGAGTGGTGGCAGGTATAGGATTTCTACTCCTGTCATTCAGTCCTGCCCTCCAGGAGGAATTTTGAATAGCCATGCACCCCGGGCATCACCACTAGATGAGCTAGTTCCCCATCGACTAGCCATCCATGCTGGAGAGCTGTAtgctcccacctccacccagggCTCTCAGGTGTTCCCGTCCCTGCAGTCAGCTCTGCCTGCCCAGCTTGGGCGCCCAGGCCACTCTGAGAGGAACTGCTCCCCCAGCTATGGCCTTGACCTCTCCAAGAAAAGCCCCAACTCCCAGTCTCAGCACACACCCTCTCAGTCCCATCTGGCCAACAATCACAATGATGAGGAGCGAGACGGCACTCTGAGTGGACGCAACAGTCCCATGCAGGGGGCGAATGGAAGGGCCTTCCCCTCAGACAAAATGGAGACGAATGACCAGGCAAgctccctcactcctccaccttTCCCCCATCTCAACCAGCCCCTTGGCCCACACCTCCCCCACCTTCATCGCTCGGGCTCCCAGGGCAGAGATCGCTACCCGTGCCCCCCCAGCCCTGACACCCCCACGGAAGGTGGAGAGGCAGGCAGAGATATGGGCAACATCTACCGCTGGGTGAAACATGAGCCACTGTCATAcacagctgaagatgaagatgaagatgaggatgaggaggaagggGGTGAAAATGGTGAGCAGCATCATAACCACAAGGCCGGGGAGGAGAGTGAAGGAGCAGACGATAAGAGCGGGTCAGGTACAGAGGAGACAGGCAGCAGCGAGGGACGCCCGTCCCCTTCTGGACCAATGGGGAGGTTCCATATGCCGTATGAGCCAGAGAGCTTCGGGGACAATCTGTATGTCTGCATTCCCTGTGACAAAGGCTTCCCGAGCTCAGAGCAGCTCAATGCACAtgtggagacacacacagaagaagagCTGTACGGCAACTCTGGTGGGGAGATGGGAAACAGCAATAACAGCAGCACCAAAAACCTGAGCAGTACTACAAATGGTTATGGGAGCCtgaacagcagcaacagtttgAACAGTCTGTCCCACCTGGAGACCAAGTCCAGCCAGGGGCTGGGTTCAGGTGGCATTGCGGAAATGATCCGACCCTACCGCTGTTCCTCCTGCGAGAAGTCCTACAAAGATCCAGCCACCTTGCGACAGCATGAAAAGACCCACTGGCTGACCCGACCTTACCCCTGCAGCATCTGTGGCAAGAAGTTCACACAGCGGGGCACCATGACGCGCCACATGCGTAGCCACCTGGGCCTCAAACCTTTTGCCTGCGACTCCTGTGGCATGCGCTTCACCCGTCAGTATCGCCTCACTGAGCACATGCGCATCCACTCGGGAGAAAAGCCCTATGAATGTCAGGTGTGCGGAGGAAAGTTCGCTCAGCAGCGCAACCTCATCAGCCACATGAAGATGCACAGCAGCGGAGGGACTGCTGGGGGCCTGACCACAGACGGGAAACTGAAGCTGGACTTTGCTGAGGGCATCTATCCTCTGAGTAAATATGCAGCAGAGCATCTGGGGCTGAAGCAGGAGAAGGCCAATGAGCTTCTTATCCAAGCCCAGCAGCAACTGGTAGCTGATGCAAAAGTCATGGAGAGCCTCTACCCGCTGTCCAAACTGGCCTCGGAGCACTTGGGCCTCTCCCATGACAAGATGGATGTCCTGGGCCAAGCCCTCCCCCCTCCCCAACAGACCCTCTCCGAAGGCCGTACCATTGACCGCTACTCACCCAGCTAA
- the hic1 gene encoding hypermethylated in cancer 1 protein isoform X4, with protein sequence MLGAMEVPSHARDLLLQLNSQRTKGFLCDVIIVVQNALFRAHKNILAASSLYLKSLVVHDNLINLDHEMVSPGVFRVILDYIYTGRLSEGDPTSPTEPNLGAVLAAASYLQLLDLVALCKKKLKRNGKYPPRPGPAFLPYPKMGPNSMGLGSGGRYRISTPVIQSCPPGGILNSHAPRASPLDELVPHRLAIHAGELYAPTSTQGSQVFPSLQSALPAQLGRPGHSERNCSPSYGLDLSKKSPNSQSQHTPSQSHLANNHNDEERDGTLSGRNSPMQGANGRAFPSDKMETNDQASSLTPPPFPHLNQPLGPHLPHLHRSGSQGRDRYPCPPSPDTPTEGGEAGRDMGNIYRWVKHEPLSYTAEDEDEDEDEEEGGENGEQHHNHKAGEESEGADDKSGSGTEETGSSEGRPSPSGPMGRFHMPYEPESFGDNLYVCIPCDKGFPSSEQLNAHVETHTEEELYGNSGGEMGNSNNSSTKNLSSTTNGYGSLNSSNSLNSLSHLETKSSQGLGSGGIAEMIRPYRCSSCEKSYKDPATLRQHEKTHWLTRPYPCSICGKKFTQRGTMTRHMRSHLGLKPFACDSCGMRFTRQYRLTEHMRIHSGEKPYECQVCGGKFAQQRNLISHMKMHSSGGTAGGLTTDGKLKLDFAEGIYPLSKYAAEHLGLKQEKANELLIQAQQQLVADAKVMESLYPLSKLASEHLGLSHDKMDVLGQALPPPQQTLSEGRTIDRYSPS encoded by the coding sequence ATGCTGGGTGCCATGGAAGTTCCAAGTCATGCTAGggatctcctcctgcagctcaacAGCCAACGGACCAAAGGCTTCCTGTGTGATGTTATCATTGTGGTGCAGAACGCCCTCTTCAGAGCTCACAAGAACATTCTGGCTGCCAGCAGCCTCTACTTGAAATCGTTGGTGGTCCATGACAATCTCATCAACCTCGACCACGAGATGGTGAGTCCAGGGGTCTTCAGGGTCATTCTGGACTACATCTATACCGGCCGCCTTAGTGAGGGGGACCCCACTTCTCCCACTGAACCCAATCTAGGGGCTGTCTTGGCAGCAGCCAGCTACCTTCAGCTACTTGACTTAGTTGCTTTGTGCAAAAAGAAGCTGAAAAGAAATGGCAAGTACCCTCCCCGCCCAGGTCCTGCATTTCTGCCGTACCCAAAGATGGGGCCCAACAGTATGGGTTTAGGGAGTGGTGGCAGGTATAGGATTTCTACTCCTGTCATTCAGTCCTGCCCTCCAGGAGGAATTTTGAATAGCCATGCACCCCGGGCATCACCACTAGATGAGCTAGTTCCCCATCGACTAGCCATCCATGCTGGAGAGCTGTAtgctcccacctccacccagggCTCTCAGGTGTTCCCGTCCCTGCAGTCAGCTCTGCCTGCCCAGCTTGGGCGCCCAGGCCACTCTGAGAGGAACTGCTCCCCCAGCTATGGCCTTGACCTCTCCAAGAAAAGCCCCAACTCCCAGTCTCAGCACACACCCTCTCAGTCCCATCTGGCCAACAATCACAATGATGAGGAGCGAGACGGCACTCTGAGTGGACGCAACAGTCCCATGCAGGGGGCGAATGGAAGGGCCTTCCCCTCAGACAAAATGGAGACGAATGACCAGGCAAgctccctcactcctccaccttTCCCCCATCTCAACCAGCCCCTTGGCCCACACCTCCCCCACCTTCATCGCTCGGGCTCCCAGGGCAGAGATCGCTACCCGTGCCCCCCCAGCCCTGACACCCCCACGGAAGGTGGAGAGGCAGGCAGAGATATGGGCAACATCTACCGCTGGGTGAAACATGAGCCACTGTCATAcacagctgaagatgaagatgaagatgaggatgaggaggaagggGGTGAAAATGGTGAGCAGCATCATAACCACAAGGCCGGGGAGGAGAGTGAAGGAGCAGACGATAAGAGCGGGTCAGGTACAGAGGAGACAGGCAGCAGCGAGGGACGCCCGTCCCCTTCTGGACCAATGGGGAGGTTCCATATGCCGTATGAGCCAGAGAGCTTCGGGGACAATCTGTATGTCTGCATTCCCTGTGACAAAGGCTTCCCGAGCTCAGAGCAGCTCAATGCACAtgtggagacacacacagaagaagagCTGTACGGCAACTCTGGTGGGGAGATGGGAAACAGCAATAACAGCAGCACCAAAAACCTGAGCAGTACTACAAATGGTTATGGGAGCCtgaacagcagcaacagtttgAACAGTCTGTCCCACCTGGAGACCAAGTCCAGCCAGGGGCTGGGTTCAGGTGGCATTGCGGAAATGATCCGACCCTACCGCTGTTCCTCCTGCGAGAAGTCCTACAAAGATCCAGCCACCTTGCGACAGCATGAAAAGACCCACTGGCTGACCCGACCTTACCCCTGCAGCATCTGTGGCAAGAAGTTCACACAGCGGGGCACCATGACGCGCCACATGCGTAGCCACCTGGGCCTCAAACCTTTTGCCTGCGACTCCTGTGGCATGCGCTTCACCCGTCAGTATCGCCTCACTGAGCACATGCGCATCCACTCGGGAGAAAAGCCCTATGAATGTCAGGTGTGCGGAGGAAAGTTCGCTCAGCAGCGCAACCTCATCAGCCACATGAAGATGCACAGCAGCGGAGGGACTGCTGGGGGCCTGACCACAGACGGGAAACTGAAGCTGGACTTTGCTGAGGGCATCTATCCTCTGAGTAAATATGCAGCAGAGCATCTGGGGCTGAAGCAGGAGAAGGCCAATGAGCTTCTTATCCAAGCCCAGCAGCAACTGGTAGCTGATGCAAAAGTCATGGAGAGCCTCTACCCGCTGTCCAAACTGGCCTCGGAGCACTTGGGCCTCTCCCATGACAAGATGGATGTCCTGGGCCAAGCCCTCCCCCCTCCCCAACAGACCCTCTCCGAAGGCCGTACCATTGACCGCTACTCACCCAGCTAA